The DNA window ATCCTTGAACATTTGCAGCGCGATTGTAGAATTAAGATTAATGAGTTAGGACCACGGGTTAATTTAAGTGAAACTCCCTGTTGGAGACGCTGGAAGCGACTTGAGAAAGAGGGGATTGTGACTCATTATACGGCGGTTTTAGACCGTAAAAAACTTGGTTTCAATGTGATAGGCTTTAGTCTGGTTTCTTTAAATAATCATGCACCAGAAGAGACTGATAAATTTGAGCAGATTATTCGAGATTTTGATTGGGTGCTCATGTGTTTTTGTATTGCGGGCAGTGCAGATTTTATTCTTCAAATTGTAGCGAGAGATCTCGATGAATACTATGACAAGATTTCTGAAATACGCCGTATCAAAGTGGTTGATTCGATTCAATCTAATATTGCGGTAAAAGAAATTAAGAACTCGACCAAATTACCGCTGTTCTGATAATCAGGGCACTATAAGTAGTGCTTGTGATACAGCCTTAAATAGCGCTTGCTTGTCTGCACTGGTCAAGTAACGAGAATCCAGCATGACAATTAAGCACCTATTATTCTATTTGCTATATTTATGCTTATATTTATGCTTATATTAATGTGAATGTAATGCGAGGTTTTCTTATCGTCTATTCATTTTATGGCATTAATTGTTTTATAAATACGCCGTTACTATTATGTACTTATTAAATATCATATAAATGCGATTTAAACATTGCGTTGCTTGCTTTATTAGAGGGATAATCCGGAGAAGGTTGATTGTTGATTTAATGTCGTTTAATTGATTTTATATAGATTATGTTTATTTCATTTTAACCACTTAAGTTATGACTATAAAGGTTCTGCCATTTTTCGCTGAACCAAAGAATATAGGTATTATATGTTAGACATTGTAATCATTGAGGATGATCTTCAGTTACGAGAAATGTTGTGTTATTTTCTTTCTGAAATAGAAGGTTGTGATATCGACTGTCTTGATACTGGTGATGGTGATGGTGCTGTAGAGTTCATAATTGAAAAACAACCCAAACTTGTACTCCTCGATATACAGCTTCCGCATACTTCAGGATTAAGCGTGCTCAAAACGTTAAAAGAGCAGAAATTTGAAGCCCCAATACTAATGATGACCGCCAATGATACAGAGCTAACAGAAACAAATTCTCTGCTTTTAGGGGCAAATGATTACGTCACTAAACCGATCAGAACGAAAGTGTTAAGTGAAAGGATCAAGCGTCAACTAGACCTATATTTGCTTGAAAAACAAGTCGATGAACAACAAGAAGATAATTTAAGTTGTAATCAGTTTTACCTAAGTGCTCAGCATTCGAGTGTGTTTTA is part of the Moritella viscosa genome and encodes:
- a CDS encoding HTH-type transcriptional regulator, AsnC family, producing the protein MLDSTDLTILEHLQRDCRIKINELGPRVNLSETPCWRRWKRLEKEGIVTHYTAVLDRKKLGFNVIGFSLVSLNNHAPEETDKFEQIIRDFDWVLMCFCIAGSADFILQIVARDLDEYYDKISEIRRIKVVDSIQSNIAVKEIKNSTKLPLF
- a CDS encoding response regulator, which encodes MLDIVIIEDDLQLREMLCYFLSEIEGCDIDCLDTGDGDGAVEFIIEKQPKLVLLDIQLPHTSGLSVLKTLKEQKFEAPILMMTANDTELTETNSLLLGANDYVTKPIRTKVLSERIKRQLDLYLLEKQVDEQQEDNLSCNQFYLSAQHSSVFYNQIQIKLIPSEYELLEILSDAEQPISVAVLFEKIHGFSYHEEDRSIYMRISSLRKKFAIQLPGVELIKNRRAKGFFLSYPMIKR